In the Sandaracinus amylolyticus genome, TCGTCGCCAAGGCGAGCTTCGCCAAGTTCGACGAGAGTGTGGACATCGCGGTCAGGCTCGGGGTCAACCCGAAGCACGCCGATCAGATGGTTCGTGGAGCAACCGTGTTGCCCCACGGCATCGGCAAGACCGTTCGTGTCCTGGTCTTCGCAAAGGGCGAGAAGGCGACGGAGGCCCAGGCGGCCGGAGCCGATTTCGTCGGCGCCGACGACCTGGTCGCCAAGGTCCAGGAAGGCTGGCTCGACTTCGAGACGGTGATCGCGACGCCCGACATGATGGGTCAGGTCGGTCGTCTCGGTCGTGTGCTCGGTCCGCGTGGTCTGATGCCCAACCCCAAGACCGGCACCGTGACGTTCGACGTCACCAAGGCGGTCAAGGAGGCCAAGGGCGGCAAGGTCGAGTTCCGCGCCGAGAAGGAAGGTGGCATCGTCCACGCTCCGATCGGCAAGAAGTCGTTCTCGCCGGACAAGCTCGAGGAGAATGCCCGTGCACTGATTGCTGCGCTGATGAAGGCGAAGCCGTCGGCGGCCAAGGGCACCTACCTCCGCAGCATCACCATCAGCACCACGATGGGCGCGG is a window encoding:
- the rplA gene encoding 50S ribosomal protein L1, with translation MKTGRKRKSAIESIDRDRRYALPEAVALVAKASFAKFDESVDIAVRLGVNPKHADQMVRGATVLPHGIGKTVRVLVFAKGEKATEAQAAGADFVGADDLVAKVQEGWLDFETVIATPDMMGQVGRLGRVLGPRGLMPNPKTGTVTFDVTKAVKEAKGGKVEFRAEKEGGIVHAPIGKKSFSPDKLEENARALIAALMKAKPSAAKGTYLRSITISTTMGAGVKVDTATVEQATAEA